A region from the Geobacillus vulcani PSS1 genome encodes:
- the leuS gene encoding leucine--tRNA ligase, whose product MSFNHREIEKKWQDYWEKNKTFRTPDDDDKPKFYVLDMFPYPSGAGLHVGHPEGYTATDILARMKRMQGYNVLHPMGWDAFGLPAEQYALDTGNDPAEFTQKNIDNFRRQIKSLGFSYDWDREINTTDPNYYKWTQWIFLKLYEKGLAYMDEVPVNWCPALGTVLANEEVINGRSERGGHPVIRKPMRQWMLKITAYADRLLEDLEELDWPESIKEMQRNWIGRSEGAEIEFAVDGHDETFTVFTTRPDTLFGATYTVLAPEHPLVEKITTPEQKPAVDAYLKEIQSKSDLERTDLAKEKTGVFTGAYAIHPVTGERLPIWIADYVLMSYGTGAIMAVPAHDERDYEFAKTFDLPIKEVVAGGDIENGPYTGDGEHIHSEFLNGLNKQEAIDKMIAWLEEHGKGRKKVSYRLRDWLFSRQRYWGEPIPIIHWEDGTMTPVPEEELPLVLPKTDEIRPSGTGESPLANIDEWVNVVDPKTGKKGRRETNTMPQWAGSCWYYLRYIDPHNDKQLADPEKLKKWLPVDVYIGGAEHAVLHLLYARFWHKFLYDLGIVPTKEPFQKLFNQGMILGENNEKMSKSKGNVVNPDDIIESHGADTLRLYEMFMGPLEASIAWSTKGLDGARRFLDRVWRLFVTENGELNPNIVDEPANDTLERVYHQTVKKVTEDYEALRFNTAISQLMVFINEAYKAEQMKKAYMEGFVKLLSPVCPHIGEELWQKLGHTDTIAYEPWPTYDETKLVEDVVEIVVQINGKVRSRLHVPADLPKEALEERALADEKIKEQLAGKTVRKVIAVPGKLVNIVAN is encoded by the coding sequence ATGAGCTTCAACCACCGCGAAATCGAAAAAAAATGGCAGGACTATTGGGAGAAAAACAAAACGTTCCGCACGCCCGATGATGACGACAAACCGAAGTTTTACGTGCTCGACATGTTCCCGTATCCGTCCGGCGCCGGCTTGCACGTCGGCCATCCGGAAGGGTATACGGCGACCGACATTTTGGCGCGCATGAAGCGGATGCAAGGGTACAATGTCCTTCATCCGATGGGCTGGGACGCGTTCGGGTTGCCGGCCGAGCAGTATGCGCTGGATACTGGAAACGACCCGGCCGAGTTTACGCAAAAAAACATCGACAACTTCCGCCGGCAAATTAAATCGCTTGGCTTTTCGTACGATTGGGATCGCGAAATTAACACGACCGATCCGAACTATTACAAATGGACGCAGTGGATTTTCTTGAAACTGTACGAAAAAGGGCTTGCGTATATGGATGAGGTGCCGGTCAACTGGTGTCCGGCGCTCGGCACGGTGCTGGCGAACGAGGAAGTGATCAACGGCCGGAGCGAGCGCGGCGGGCATCCGGTCATCCGCAAGCCGATGCGGCAATGGATGCTGAAAATCACCGCGTACGCCGACCGCCTGCTTGAAGATTTAGAGGAGCTCGACTGGCCGGAAAGCATCAAGGAGATGCAGCGCAACTGGATCGGCCGCTCGGAAGGAGCGGAAATCGAGTTTGCCGTCGACGGCCATGACGAGACGTTCACCGTCTTCACGACCCGTCCGGATACGCTCTTTGGCGCGACGTACACCGTCTTGGCGCCCGAGCATCCGCTTGTGGAGAAAATTACCACGCCGGAGCAAAAGCCGGCCGTTGACGCCTATTTGAAAGAAATTCAAAGCAAAAGCGACCTTGAGCGCACCGATTTGGCGAAAGAAAAAACGGGCGTGTTCACCGGCGCGTACGCCATTCATCCGGTCACCGGCGAGCGGCTTCCGATTTGGATCGCCGACTACGTGTTGATGAGCTACGGCACCGGGGCGATCATGGCCGTGCCGGCGCACGATGAGCGCGACTACGAGTTTGCGAAAACGTTCGACTTGCCGATCAAAGAAGTCGTCGCTGGCGGCGATATCGAAAACGGGCCGTACACCGGCGACGGCGAGCATATCCACTCCGAGTTTTTGAACGGCTTGAACAAGCAGGAAGCGATCGATAAAATGATCGCCTGGCTTGAGGAACACGGCAAGGGGCGGAAAAAAGTGTCGTACCGGTTGCGCGACTGGCTGTTCAGCCGCCAGCGCTACTGGGGCGAACCGATTCCGATCATCCATTGGGAAGACGGGACGATGACGCCGGTGCCGGAAGAGGAATTGCCGCTCGTCTTGCCGAAAACGGATGAAATCCGTCCGTCGGGAACGGGCGAGTCGCCGCTCGCCAACATCGACGAATGGGTCAACGTCGTCGACCCGAAAACCGGGAAAAAAGGGCGGCGCGAAACGAACACGATGCCGCAATGGGCCGGAAGCTGCTGGTATTATTTGCGCTACATCGACCCGCACAACGACAAGCAGCTCGCCGATCCGGAAAAGCTGAAAAAGTGGCTGCCGGTCGATGTCTACATTGGCGGGGCGGAGCACGCCGTCTTGCACTTGCTTTACGCCCGCTTCTGGCATAAGTTTCTCTATGACCTTGGCATCGTGCCGACAAAAGAGCCGTTCCAAAAGTTGTTCAACCAAGGGATGATTTTAGGCGAAAACAACGAAAAAATGAGCAAATCGAAAGGCAACGTCGTCAACCCGGACGACATCATTGAAAGCCATGGGGCCGACACCTTGCGGCTATACGAAATGTTCATGGGGCCGCTGGAGGCGTCGATCGCTTGGTCGACGAAAGGGCTCGACGGGGCGCGCCGCTTCCTCGATCGCGTCTGGAGACTCTTTGTCACCGAGAATGGCGAACTGAACCCGAACATCGTCGACGAACCAGCGAACGATACGCTCGAGCGCGTCTATCACCAAACGGTGAAAAAAGTGACGGAAGACTACGAAGCCTTGCGCTTCAACACCGCCATTTCGCAGCTGATGGTGTTCATCAACGAAGCGTATAAAGCGGAGCAAATGAAAAAAGCATACATGGAAGGGTTCGTCAAGCTCTTGTCGCCGGTTTGCCCGCACATCGGCGAAGAACTGTGGCAAAAGCTCGGCCACACGGACACGATCGCCTATGAACCATGGCCGACGTATGATGAAACGAAGTTGGTCGAGGACGTCGTGGAAATCGTCGTGCAAATCAACGGCAAGGTGCGTTCGCGTTTGCACGTGCCGGCCGACTTGCCGAAAGAAGCGCTCGAGGAGCGGGCGCTCGCCGATGAAAAAATCAAAGAGCAGCTTGCGGGCAAAACGGTGCGCAAAGTGATCGCCGTCCCCGGCAAGCTCGTCAATATCGTCGCTAATTGA
- a CDS encoding rhodanese-like domain-containing protein, with the protein MEEIKEITPAEVKEKLERGEKLNIVDVREDEEVALGMIPGAKHIKMGDIPARLAEFDRNEEYIFVCRSGRRSENVCRYLQELGYRVRNMTGGMLEWEGETVPKR; encoded by the coding sequence ATGGAAGAGATCAAGGAAATCACGCCGGCGGAAGTGAAGGAAAAACTCGAACGCGGTGAAAAGCTGAACATTGTCGATGTGCGTGAAGACGAGGAAGTCGCTCTCGGCATGATCCCCGGCGCGAAGCATATCAAAATGGGCGACATCCCTGCCCGGCTTGCGGAATTCGACCGCAACGAAGAATACATTTTCGTCTGCCGCTCCGGACGGCGGAGCGAAAACGTCTGCCGCTACTTGCAAGAGCTCGGCTACCGCGTCCGCAACATGACCGGCGGCATGCTGGAATGGGAAGGAGAAACGGTGCCGAAGCGATAA
- a CDS encoding helix-turn-helix domain-containing protein — protein MKLGDRLKFARLMKGLTQEETAEGIISVSYLSKIENNQVIPSQEVLEWLFRRLDIRPSGNDTTPSWFEWVMSWYKAMTSRDKPAAQELYEAVKERCEQSRDAEAMIYFQLMRIRYFLLLGDKKGAETAAQSVRDWYGSFSDDMRYYYWKFFGLLYYCQEKYDDALHCYQRAEQWLKGEWKTSGEEADLAYLLALACSRLWKWFRCLHYAERALALSQVEYDLRRSAECHVLLAICYRRCGEIDKAVDHCLLAQKAARMVDDRRLLGIVEHNLGHLKGMKRQYGEAVQHYENSLIYKADAPLDARLITLLSLMRVHCEAKHYRKAWMAVEEGWKQLEQAPNGASEHYEYYLHFSIYRLLLSGEDEPLERLLKQEAIPYFQKKKEYDDASLYAEYLADCYMRRRQYKQAAQYYQLSCTLLRTQAGV, from the coding sequence TTGAAACTCGGCGACCGCTTGAAATTCGCCCGTCTGATGAAAGGCCTGACCCAAGAAGAAACGGCTGAAGGCATTATTTCGGTTTCTTATTTATCAAAAATTGAGAACAACCAAGTCATCCCGAGCCAAGAGGTGCTCGAATGGCTGTTTCGGCGGCTCGACATCCGCCCCAGCGGAAACGACACAACGCCTTCGTGGTTCGAATGGGTGATGTCGTGGTACAAGGCGATGACAAGCCGTGATAAACCTGCCGCGCAGGAACTGTATGAAGCGGTCAAAGAGCGATGCGAGCAGTCTAGGGATGCCGAAGCCATGATTTATTTTCAGCTGATGCGGATCCGGTATTTTCTGCTTCTTGGTGACAAAAAGGGGGCGGAAACGGCGGCGCAAAGCGTGCGGGACTGGTATGGGTCGTTCAGTGATGACATGCGTTATTATTATTGGAAGTTTTTTGGGCTTTTATATTATTGTCAAGAAAAATATGACGACGCTTTGCATTGTTATCAAAGGGCAGAACAGTGGTTGAAGGGAGAATGGAAAACGAGCGGAGAAGAGGCCGATTTGGCTTACTTGTTGGCGCTTGCATGCAGCCGTCTGTGGAAATGGTTCCGATGCCTTCATTACGCCGAGCGAGCGCTGGCGCTCAGCCAGGTGGAATACGACTTGCGGCGGAGCGCCGAATGCCATGTGTTGTTGGCGATTTGCTACCGGCGCTGCGGGGAGATCGACAAAGCGGTTGACCATTGCCTGTTGGCCCAAAAGGCGGCGAGGATGGTGGACGATCGACGGCTTCTCGGGATTGTGGAACACAATCTCGGCCATTTGAAAGGAATGAAACGCCAATATGGCGAGGCGGTGCAACATTACGAGAACAGCTTGATATATAAAGCGGACGCCCCGCTGGATGCACGGCTCATCACGCTGTTGTCGCTCATGCGCGTGCATTGTGAGGCCAAGCATTACCGCAAAGCGTGGATGGCCGTCGAGGAGGGGTGGAAACAGCTCGAACAAGCCCCTAACGGCGCGTCCGAGCATTATGAGTATTATTTGCATTTTTCCATTTACCGGCTGCTTTTGAGCGGAGAAGACGAACCGTTGGAGCGGCTGCTCAAACAAGAGGCGATTCCCTATTTCCAAAAAAAGAAGGAGTATGACGACGCATCGTTGTATGCCGAATATTTGGCGGATTGTTATATGCGGAGGCGCCAATACAAGCAGGCGGCCCAATATTATCAGCTAAGCTGCACCCTCTTGCGAACGCAAGCCGGTGTTTGA